In Oncorhynchus gorbuscha isolate QuinsamMale2020 ecotype Even-year linkage group LG02, OgorEven_v1.0, whole genome shotgun sequence, a single genomic region encodes these proteins:
- the LOC124001377 gene encoding small EDRK-rich factor 2-like — translation MSRIKAFSRSNANRILSVHSWQAWQPSPHRLPRNNNMTRGNQRDLARARNAKKQGNDKGKKADDGMSAAARKLRDAEIMQQKQKKANDPKPADEKAK, via the exons ATGTCTCGTATTAAGGCGTTCAGTCGCAGTAACGCAAATCGAATATTGTCGGTGCACAGCTGGCAGGCTTGGCAGCCTTCTCCACACCGTTTACCTAGAAACAACAACATGACAA GGGGGAATCAGCGTGACCTTGCTCGTGCTAGAAATGCCAAAAAACAAGGGAATGACAAGGGAAAGAAGGCTGATGATGGCATGTCAGCAGCTGCGAGGAAGCTGAG GGATGCAGAGATAATGCAACAGAAGCAGAAAAAAGCCAATGACCCTAAGCCGGCCGACGAGAAAGCCAAATAG